GTAACTGGGCAACGCCATTCACCTAACAAGATTCGGGCACCAAGTAGCAAAGAGATTTCAAATGAAATAAAATGCACAAGTATGAAAAAATGTCACAGAAAATAAAAACTGGACAGTTCTGTAGAATGTAAATGAAAGGATAGGGTATCAATGAAAGGACCAAAGACAAGGATACATTAAAAATTATGAGACTTTTTCTTCAAATGAGTAAACCACTTACTGCATGAGAAGAAACCACACACAAATTAGCCATCCGAACTACTGGCTTCTGGGGATTATTATCCAATATGCGCATGTTGGAAAGCTCACTCTCAAGGTCGAACCGTGTGGAAGTTATCATCGCAGTGAACTGAAAGCATTTTATCATTTCCACATTGAAATATAACTGTAAACAGATCAAAGTGTTTATCAAAGTGAAACAAGGCAAGTGCTATTACTCTCTTGTCTATTTCGGTTATGATTTCCATATGACGAGGAAGCAGTTTCCACATTACAGGCTGAGACCATTTTTCCAGCGCCTCGGGTAGGACAGTATGATTAGTGTAAGCAATCGTTCTGGTTCAGATATGGCATCACATTTTACTAGTGAGGAATACACTACAGGCATTAACGGATCATGGCTGAAAGAAAAAGTTACACATCATTCCATGCAAGAAATTTTATAATTTACTGACTTTGATGTCACATCCCATGCTTCATCCCATCCAAGTCCTTCATCATCCACAAGTAATCGCATCAGCTCAGGTATTGCAAGGGTAGGATGAGTATCATTCAATTGTACAGCAACCTTTGTTGGGAATTCAGCCCAGTTCCATGGTCCCTTCCCTTGTCTTCGCTCCTTAAAACGGGCAATTATGTCCTGTAATAGGTCCAAAATGGGAATGGAAATAGTAAGACTAACATGTCAAACGAACAAGGTAAAGAAACCAGAAATGCATTCTTAAAATACAAATATGGTAGTTGGCtaaggcataaagaaaaaccACAATAGAAACTAGGACATATGTTTCTTGCATCGGTCAAATCAGGGGGATTGAGAATTGGAAATCAAATGATATATCTCAGACTCGACGAAAATGATCTGAAGGCTTTAAATTAAGACAATGTGAAACTAGCAATATATATGATCCTGTGGCTCCCACTGACAGTGACACCATCAAAGGGTTTAATCCTAACTTTCTACCAGAAGGTAGCACAAATATAttaaagaaaatttgaaaaaggaaaaggaaattTTTTTAACTTACTTGGAGTGAAGCACTGCAGAGAAAGAACTGCTGCTTCAGCCGTAAAAGTTTTCCATCTTCCGTGGCATCACCGGGATATAAAACCGCACAAATCTACATATACATATTTAAATATAAGACTGTCCAATCCCAGTGGCAAAGGGGAGAGGATAATAGGGGGTTGTAAAGATAACTAAGTTAAAGATGATTTGTTCTAATATCTTGTAATGGCAAAGGCAAGCTTGTCTCTATGTATTTCATTCTTCTAACTATAACAGTATTGTTGCAAGTAAAAAGCTAACTGTGAAACTGTGATTAATGACCCAGAGAAATAGCCACTCACAATTATTGTTAATCATTCATTCATCCCTACAAAATAACTTGGTTTGacaattaaaaaactaaaatttcacTAATACCAACCTGTTGAGCTCGCGAGTGAAGCATAGAAGCAGATTCATGTTGTccatcattaaataaaaataaattaaaatcttCAGCACATGCTTTTGCTTCCCAGAGGCGAAGACTGATGGTGTTTTTGGTTTGGTATCCCGGAATTGGCACGTCATAAGCCAGTGCTTGCACAACCTCTCCTCCAACCCATTTTCGACTGACATCCATATCCAAGTGTAAATACTTCTATTTcataatatttaaactaaacaaagaaaatatttcttttttttctgtgaattaaaattataacaaaaatttacAACAGATTTCATAGagtagttagtgattttcacTTGCCTTCCATTAGGATTAACCTCAACATGACCGAAGAATCTAATAGGGTACAAAATGTCATGCCTCACAACTTCCCACGGGCTAAATTTCTGCTCCGGTTTAAATCATTCTTATGCATCAGTATCccatgaaataaataaaatatttccaagttttaagaaaagaaaggggACAAATCAAACCTCAAGCCAGTCCTCTGCAACTTCCTCCTGACCTTCCCTGGTGATTCTCTGCTTAAATAGCCCGTATCGATATCTCAAACCATACCCCCAAGAAGGTAAATTTAGTGTTGCCATTGAATCCAGAAAACATGAAGCAAGCCTACCGAGACCACCATTTCCTAGTGCAGCATCCTTCTCCTGCAATTGTTCATGTTCAGTCATTATCAcattaaaatttgaaagaacCAACAATCAGTTTTTATAAACTAGATGTCAAACTCACTCATTGACATGAAGTATGTGTTTTGGGAGTTGAATTTTCACAAGTATTCAATGGAAATTAAAGCTTAGTGAGAAAAAAAATCCATTTGAATCACATAAAATATGTTTGTGATGAATATGCTATTCAAGTAATAGATCATCAATATTTGTCATGAGGATCTGACAAAGTTTTACATTGCTTGGTGATGAACTAACACAACTCTCTTCTTTTACCCAAGTTTGGGGCCAACTATGTAAAGACTTGCAACAAAGCACACAATAGGCAGAGCCTTACAACAATAAGTTAGACTATAACCTCACTCTCTCCATATGTGTGCGTATTCTTTCGACCTTCTCAACACATTTGCTTCATATTTGCACAATTTTACATTAACTGAGATGTTTccttgaaaagaaaaaaagttctTTCCCATAAGTCATTTCTCTTTCCTTTTATCAGTAAATTATTGATGCTAGAGATGTAAAAGCATTCATATACCACCACCTAAGAACTTCACATTTTAGGTGTGTCGGTTCTTTGGATGATACCAAGCCCTCTTTCAATCACTATGCAGCCAAGGGTTCAATAGAATTACGGCGTTAAAGTGAGGTTCTGGTGCTTTTAGGAGAGTTTGTCCTAGACACTTGGTtggaaataaaatatttttccaTGAATTGAGATAGTTGTTCTAGAGAAATATTTCAATTGCAGCTTGGAATATTCAATTACCTGCTCTGTGATTTCTTCAAGCTTGAGTCCAAATTTGCGCAAAGCATCAGCATATGCATCTTGGATATTCAGATTTCCAATGGCATTGGTCAAAGCTCGGCCTTGAAGGAACTCCATTGACAGGTAGTAAGTTTGCTTGGGATCAACTTTGTGAAAATGAAGGTATGTTTCATTCCATTGCTGAAATAGTTTCCATCGATATGCAATAAGAACATTACTACTACCCCAACAAATGATATAAGTCATATAACCATATCAGCATGAAGAAAGAAGTCAAAGAACAAACTGATTACAAAAGTGCATtgctttcattttatttatgtCAAAATTTAAATAGCCTTATTGTTGGAGCTTTTATCAGACATGAATTTGAAAGACATGCTTCACAACTTTCCCCTTCAACCTTGATTCATGCGCTGAAATGAGCTTTCACATGGAGAAAAATAAAGTAAACTACTGAATTGAGATTTCAAATCAGGTCCACAAATTCACTTACACATGCATGGGGGACACACAGAAGTATCTACCTTTCAATATGAGCAACACCATTTTTTGTCATTAAGTATATGAATATAAATAGCACATAGGAAGATCATACTTTACTCTATGAATGACACACTATAGACTACCATAACAATATAGACATCCAAATTCCAAGAATGTTGCAGAAATACAAATTCAGAGTATCGAATACAACATAGTAAAATACATAACAAGTATACAAAAAATCAGTCACACAAGTTCAAAAGTTTTTGACAATAGTATTTGATGCATATccacataaaataaaaaaaatgaagtaTTTGTGCATCACAATCATACCCTTATGAGACGATCTCGAACACTCTCAGCAGTGGCATAGTAAGCTTGCTCTAGCTCAAACTTGAGAGGGGAAAAATGAGGACTGAACTGAGCATGGTAACTGATATTGGAAGCAATCTCTTCAGCTTTTTCAGCTAATGGATGTGCCACTGCAGCAACCTTTGCTGCAGAAACAATATCAGAAACACCATCTTTGCCACTCCCATTAGACTCAACCTTATCATCAGCCATTTCAAATTCctagtcttttttttttctttctcctgtCATAAAAGTAAAGTAACATCAGAAAATTGAAAATTTCCACCACCCCATTAATCAAATTGTGATAAAGAATGAAACTTTACACAGAATGAATCAAAGTGAGAGAACAGTACCAGTCTACCACTACCTCCAATTTCAGAGCACTAAAGGATTGAAGAAATGGACAAGTGGGAAAATGAAGAGATTAATTGATAATAAGATGAAAGAAAATCTGGGTGTGGAAGATATATGAGGCCACAAAAGAGAATCAAAGAGATCATATACCAAATGATACTTTGAAACGAAACAGATAAAGTGGAAAAAGACAGGAAGATATATAAAGAAAATATCTGGGTTAGATGGGATATTGGGATTTTGAATGAATGAATAGAGTTTGAATGAAGCAATTAAGCAAAAGAGTGTGTGTGTCACATGGGATGATTGTGATTTGGATTTGGCATTGGGATCATAGCCAAATTAGGAGCAAGAGAAAACTCAAATCAAAGCAAAATAATCAACTCTAACTCAGATAGTTATGGAACGGTATGTAGGAGGACACGTGGCAGGTTTGCATGGAAAGCGCAAGCAACTTGGAAAAGGTTCATGCTTCCAGCGGTTGAATATCACGGACGAGGATGGAAACGTTGGTGTAAGCCACTTTCCCCCATGCCTAGTAATATCATTttcatattaatattttttagttaaacgatcaaattaattattcaaatagaatatatattaaatatgttaaataatacatatatttatatataaatatatggataaattattaaattaatcttTTATATTTGGAACTGAttctattttagtttttaaagtttaaagtattctatttgaatctaaaaaaaatttatttagttttaatgtAATCTCATCGTAAGATCAAAGTTAAATATTTATCGGAATGTCCTACATAACTGTAGTACAAGAACACAAGTTCTAAAGATACAAAATCAACCATAAATgtatcaatacatttatttatcatttctCTTCagttctataaaaaaaatttcatttaaattgtaagaagaatgataaataaatgtattgatacATCCACACTTAATTTTGTACTTCTAGAATTTGGAATTGTTTTCTAAATTATCGATCTTATTCTTGTAACATtctgttaattatttaactttgacctcaCGGTAGgactatattaaaattaactaaaacttTTTTGAATTCAATAGGACACTTTAAATTTTAGGAACTAAAACacaattattttcaaatataaaaaaccaatttaatactttacctAAATATATAAGAGTTAATTTAATGACGAACTTTTTATAGGTATTTTaaccaaatatttttaattagccACCACATAAATCACTACTATAAAACATATGTTACATAAAATATATTAAGTGtataaaataatacatatatttatatataatatataataattgatttaataaCACACTTTTTGtatgcataatttttttaatttttactaaCTAATACATattgtttattttgttaattaaaagaatataaatatacaatcaattaataactatttttttacaaatatcaagagtatttaatatataatgctGAATTTGTTTTAGCAAAAAATATGtgtttttgaaaataagtttttctacaaataattttgttatatgAGAAAGTCCTAAAaccagtaattttaatttatatttgtcagtattttagttaataatttactatttttagtttaagtaatccaattttattttttttaacaaaacttttaaatattataaattaaatattaataaaaaataataaattatactcATCATATAATACTGCTATGTTATTAATACTTATCAATATAATTCGATAATTGACACTTTTAACACATAcataacatatatttttttttttaaacaaaaaagtaaatttggtacatattcaaatatcaaaattatcTATAAAAAATTTCACCTCATAATTTCTGAGCAAGACATACAAATATATCATGACTCCTCAGAAGATAACTTGCTATCACATTGAAGCCAATAAATAAATTGTCCCTCATTAATTACtgcaattccctttacaatttctCAATCCACAACATAATTTATGTAATGTCGACGAACTATAACTCAAATGACATAATCTCTCCATTCTCACCTAGAGGTCTCTCGAGTCTCACTCctaattttagtaaaaaaaaaaaaaaccataacTTATACAATACTCATATGTAGAACAAAAAACTTAAAAGTCAAGCTATAAACCACATACTTCATGGTTTCATTTCATCAATCAAAGAACATGAAAGAACAATCAATGAACAAATTTAACTATGCAGATACAAATTTACGGTCATTGTCACCTTCAATATCAAATAACTTATGCCTATCATTCATGGCATCTCTATGAGGATAATTAGCAGAATGGTGAGAATCATGGCTAAGATGAGAAGATGTTTTGTCTCTAAAATCTTTCCGGATACCCCATAAAACCTCAGCACATGTCTTCATGGTTGGCCTTGATTGTCTTGAAGGTGCCAGGCACTGGTGAGCTAGCTTTAGAACCTTCTCTACGGCCTTTTTCGCGGCCGGACTTCTTCGCAGCCTCGGATCCATGGCAATCACAACTTCTCCTTGTTTCAGCATCTGCAGTGCCTGCATACATGCAAATTGTGCCTTTTTTTCTGATCATAAATTTATTGGCAAGCTGATCTCCTTTAAAAAGTATCTTACCACATGTAAAAACATTTAAGTATTTTGAAATATTATACAGGACAATAAAGAAATCGAAGAGGATGTAAAACATAGGATTCAAGCGAACTACTCAAAGTGGCAAGTATGTCATGGGCATAAGCTTAGTATGGCAGAGATGAGTAGTCAAACATGTGtagataaaataaggaatgaggATATAAGAGAGAAAGATAATAGAATTTCGTCGACTTAGGGAGATGTCGATAGAGCATCTTGTTAGAAGCATGAATTAGAAATAGACAAGTAGCAAAAGGTAAAAAAAGACTCAAAAAGACTATACGTGAGGTGGTCAAAGAAGATTTGTGTGTAAATTGTCTGGCTGATAGCTTCGTTTGATCTTTGTAACTGATCCCACCTAGTGGTataaggctttgttgttgtgtATAGATCTAAATTACTTTTCTAATTTGATACATGTGAAATTATCTGGTTATGATTGAAGATACAATCAAACAATTATTGAAGTTAAAAAGTTTGTCAGAGATAAAAATGATTCCTAAGGCAGTTTAACATTTCATAACTAGAATGAAATCAAATCTGAATCAAAGCTATGAGTCTGTGATATCATATCCATTAGTGAATAGTTCATTAACCCTGATGCTACACAGAACTCACTTTAATTCTTCTAATTTTGCTGAAATACACAGTTTAAAACTATCACAACAGCATAGTCTTTAAGAATTGACACAATCAAAGTTCTTTCAAATGCTTAATCACTAGAATTCAAATATTTTAGCACACTTGATAAATTAAACTTAGCATAACAAAGTGAATGTTTATAACATACTTGTCATGCTTAGTTCCTTACCCATTTAATTGTAACTCTCTCACTGAGGGGTCTCCTCGGCTCAACTGGATGTCGTCCGGTAACCATCTCAACAAGCAACACTCCGAAGGAATACACATCACTCTTCTCAGAAAGCTTGTAAGATCTCATGTAATCAGGATCAATGTAGCCTGCTGTTCCTTTAAGTTTTGTTGAAACATGGGTGGCAGAAGGGTCTTCAGCAGCCAGCCGGGCGAAACCAAAGTCGGCCACTTTAGCCCTTAGTTTGTCAGTAAGTAAGATGTTTGATGCTTTGATGTCTCTATGAATAATTGGATGATCTATCAAACAAGATAACAGAGAGATTTAGCTATTTCAAATGGCATCTCATATTCTGTAACTGTTTTTTCTATCTCAGTATCTCTGTATTTTCTGTCCTGAAACATGTACTAAACACATTCTAAAAGAACAAACAAGACTATTTAAGGAGTTGTAATGTTTTCCTTGTATCTAATCAAATTCTATATGATAACATACCTGTGTACATATGAAGGTAAGTAACTGCATGAGCTATATCAATTGCTATGTCTAAACGCTCACCAATTTCTAGCCCATCACCCCTTGTACCTGCATTAACAATTCTCAATTTGCGATATCAGATACATTGATCGAAAGATGTATCGAAAAGTGACAGATAAAAGAACAATCACTTACCATCTAGATGTTCCCGGAGTGATCCATTATTAACATATTCAAcaacaataatcttttcatcTGCATGCTCCAAATATCCATACAGCCTCACAAGATTCAGATGCTCAATCTTTGACAAAGTGGATACTTCATTCTTGAACTCAGCTAAGTTCTTGTTTTCTACATCCTGTCAAGAAAAAACACCACATGATCATTGTCTTCCTTAAAAACTAAACTTTTGTAAAACTTTCTTTGTGAATGATCACAGcagacatgatacatgatagGGCGCAATGGCAAAGCATAGATTATAGGATACCTTGTTGGCGCGCTTTGCGGCCACAAGAGTTCCATCATTAAGCTTTCCCTTATAAACAGTTCCAAAGGCACCTTCCCCAATCTTATTAGCTGCAGAGAATTTTGCTGTTGCCTTGTAGATTTCTTCAAAGGAGAAGTTCCCTGCAGTTCCAAGCTGAGTATTTGAAGTGCTAGATGATCCATAGGAATGTGAAAACTTCAATTTTGAGGATGAACTCTTGTTGCTATCAGATGATAAATCAGATGAAGCTGCATAGTTTCAACCAAAAACCTTAATTTTGCATAAACCATTATAGTTTACTAACATCATCTACAAAAGAAGCATTTATGATTCTTtgattcaatttaattttttcatatACATAAAAGTTTAGGCATGTTTGACACCGGTTTAACATGCACTTATAAGGAAGACTTTCAAAAACCATGAACTATAAAAATGGAGTAAAAACTCACATGATGCTCCTTTGACTTTGTTTGTACTCTTTCTGTCTTCAACAacctttgattcttgtgtgtTTCTTTTTCCAGAAAGAAACAATGCAAAAAAACTTGCACATTTCATCACAGCAGACTTAAAATTTGTCAGCAAAGAAGCATGATGATGAGTCTTCTTATGATGTTTTTGGTGTccaacattattattattattatgtaaagTAATGGAGACTTTCTTTGTTTTATTCATTTGCAGAAATCAGAATAAGCTTAATAAGGCtactaatattaatattaataatttaatactactactactattattattaGAGTAAAGTGATAAATAAACTCCTGAAAATTTATACTTTTTGACATATTAAtctttaaaggaaaaaaaattaccaACAAAATCCTTCAAAATAACATATGTGTATATACTTCCTTCAAATTAGTTCCTATAATTAAGGTAAAAGGTCTTAATTTAAactaacttatttatatttgttatACTTAAAaactttattaatattttttttaagaattaatcTATCTGAAATATGAATCCTCAAGAGTTTATTTGTCACtttactcttattattattattattattattattaaaccTGTTTTTGTCAAAACAAAATTTGTTACAAACACTGTTTTTCTTTGGTCATAAGTAGTTGTTTTCCTTGTCAACCAAACATTAAAAGTATGTATTGTCGTTTTGAACAAGTTTAGTTAGATTATTTATTGTAATCAATACATAATAATCAAACTCTTGTGTATATAatctcttgaatttagttttgACAAAACAATTTTATACTATCATCATCCAATTAAAATGATATTCTagaattaaatatttatataaatatttttgtacaaTCAGGCATACAAATAAAAGCCAAAGGCCTGCACtccttagttttattttttattattttgttaagtAAAGTCCTGCTAGTTATATCCTAGgctaattttcttttatattgtataaatatGTGTAATACATTGTTATGGGAAGATTaggtgtttttttttatatggtgTTTTATTCAAATTGGACGGTTCGatttgtttgaaaaaaaaagtaaagtacaaatcggagggtccgttttgtatttttaatttttttttaaaatagaaatcggacggtccaattttaacattaaaatttttttttattttcaaaaacacaaatcggaccatccgatttgtgattgttgatttaaaaaatgaaacaaATCAGAGAGACCAATTTGTTCACACCATAGCAATGAAAAACTCATCTTTTCTTCCATTATTGTGAGATGCACTCAGCTCTCTcccacaaaaaaaataataagcgTATATCCTACCTGTGATATTTAAATA
Above is a genomic segment from Arachis stenosperma cultivar V10309 chromosome 1, arast.V10309.gnm1.PFL2, whole genome shotgun sequence containing:
- the LOC130966672 gene encoding alpha-glucan phosphorylase, H isozyme, producing the protein MADDKVESNGSGKDGVSDIVSAAKVAAVAHPLAEKAEEIASNISYHAQFSPHFSPLKFELEQAYYATAESVRDRLIRQWNETYLHFHKVDPKQTYYLSMEFLQGRALTNAIGNLNIQDAYADALRKFGLKLEEITEQEKDAALGNGGLGRLASCFLDSMATLNLPSWGYGLRYRYGLFKQRITREGQEEVAEDWLEKFSPWEVVRHDILYPIRFFGHVEVNPNGSRKWVGGEVVQALAYDVPIPGYQTKNTISLRLWEAKACAEDFNLFLFNDGQHESASMLHSRAQQICAVLYPGDATEDGKLLRLKQQFFLCSASLQDIIARFKERRQGKGPWNWAEFPTKVAVQLNDTHPTLAIPELMRLLVDDEGLGWDEAWDVTSKTIAYTNHTVLPEALEKWSQPVMWKLLPRHMEIITEIDKRFTAMITSTRFDLESELSNMRILDNNPQKPVVRMANLCVVSSHAVNGVAQLHSDILKAELFANYVSIWPTKFQNKTNGITPRRWLRFCSPELSSIITKWLKTDEWVTNLDLLTGLRQFADNEDLQAEWLSAKRANKLRLAQYILQVTGESIDPDTLFDIQVKRIHEYKRQLLNILGVIYRYKKLKEMSPEERKKTTPRTVMIGGKAFATYTNAKRIVKLVNDVGSVVNTDPEVNSYLKVVFVPNYNVSVAEMLIPGSELSQHISTAGMEASGTSNMKFALNGCLIIGTLDGANVEIREEIGEENFFLFGATAEEVPQLRKDRENGLFKPDPRFEEAKKFIRSGVFGRYDYNPLLESLEGNTGYGRGDYFLVGHDFPSYMDAQEKVDKAYCDRKRWLKMSILSTAGSGKFSSDRTIAQYAKEIWNIEECRVP
- the LOC130935838 gene encoding calmodulin-binding receptor-like cytoplasmic kinase 2, producing the protein MNKTKKVSITLHNNNNNVGHQKHHKKTHHHASLLTNFKSAVMKCASFFALFLSGKRNTQESKVVEDRKSTNKVKGASSSSDLSSDSNKSSSSKLKFSHSYGSSSTSNTQLGTAGNFSFEEIYKATAKFSAANKIGEGAFGTVYKGKLNDGTLVAAKRANKDVENKNLAEFKNEVSTLSKIEHLNLVRLYGYLEHADEKIIVVEYVNNGSLREHLDGTRGDGLEIGERLDIAIDIAHAVTYLHMYTDHPIIHRDIKASNILLTDKLRAKVADFGFARLAAEDPSATHVSTKLKGTAGYIDPDYMRSYKLSEKSDVYSFGVLLVEMVTGRHPVEPRRPLSERVTIKWALQMLKQGEVVIAMDPRLRRSPAAKKAVEKVLKLAHQCLAPSRQSRPTMKTCAEVLWGIRKDFRDKTSSHLSHDSHHSANYPHRDAMNDRHKLFDIEGDNDRKFVSA